A part of Laspinema palackyanum D2c genomic DNA contains:
- the metG gene encoding methionine--tRNA ligase, whose protein sequence is MNSTKTSKNTFAITTPLYYVNDLPHIGSAYTTIAADVVARFERLRGKSVLLITGTDEHGQKIERTAEALGRSPQEHCDTIAAGFDQLWQKLNIAYDRFSRTTNPRHGAIVKEFFQRVWDNDDIYLSQQTGWYCVACEEFKDKRELLEDNHCPMHPNRQVEWRDEQNYFFRLSKYQPQLEALYQERPDFIRPEIRRNEVLSFVQQGLQDFSISRVNVAWGFPVPVDPKQTLYVWFDALLGYVTALLDPDQEPTLENALSQWAPINLHLIGKDILRFHAVYWPAMLMSAGVPVSGGVFGHGFLTKDGQKISKTLGNIIDPVDLVERYGSDALRYYFLKEIEFGRDGDFNETRFINILNADLANDLGNLLNRTLGMVKKYCQGQVPKVNPEEIGDKNGLKAAGVTLGDRVTRAYEGLQFSQGCEEILSLVRGCNKYIDEQAPWKLYKQGEQEAVEQVLYAVLESVRLSAYLLSAIIPNISTAIYQQLGYSIDFNDQTSIMSALNFPTHSSWGILSSDRVLKEAKPVFARLELSNPASS, encoded by the coding sequence ATGAACTCTACCAAGACCAGTAAAAACACATTTGCTATTACAACACCGCTTTACTATGTGAACGATTTGCCTCACATTGGCAGCGCCTATACCACGATTGCCGCCGATGTTGTGGCGAGGTTTGAGCGACTTCGGGGGAAATCAGTCCTGCTGATTACCGGAACCGATGAACATGGGCAAAAAATAGAGCGGACCGCAGAAGCATTGGGGCGATCGCCCCAAGAACACTGCGATACAATTGCTGCCGGATTTGACCAATTATGGCAAAAACTGAACATTGCCTACGACAGGTTTAGCCGGACCACCAATCCCCGTCATGGAGCGATCGTCAAGGAATTTTTCCAGCGCGTCTGGGACAATGATGACATTTATTTAAGCCAGCAAACGGGTTGGTACTGTGTCGCTTGCGAAGAATTTAAAGACAAACGGGAGTTGCTAGAAGACAATCACTGTCCGATGCATCCCAACCGGCAAGTGGAATGGCGGGATGAGCAGAATTACTTTTTTCGCCTTTCTAAATACCAACCCCAACTAGAGGCCCTTTATCAAGAGCGTCCTGATTTTATTCGGCCCGAAATTCGACGCAACGAAGTTTTGAGTTTTGTCCAACAAGGACTGCAAGATTTCTCCATTTCTCGGGTGAATGTAGCTTGGGGATTTCCTGTGCCGGTGGATCCAAAACAGACCCTCTATGTGTGGTTTGATGCCCTGTTAGGATATGTGACGGCCCTGCTAGACCCGGATCAAGAACCGACCCTGGAGAATGCCTTATCCCAATGGGCACCAATTAATCTGCACTTGATTGGTAAAGATATTTTGCGCTTTCATGCCGTGTATTGGCCTGCCATGCTCATGTCCGCAGGGGTTCCCGTTTCCGGGGGAGTGTTTGGACATGGGTTTTTAACGAAAGACGGTCAGAAAATTAGCAAAACTTTGGGTAATATTATCGACCCAGTGGATTTAGTGGAACGGTATGGATCCGATGCACTGCGTTACTACTTTCTGAAAGAAATTGAATTTGGACGGGACGGGGATTTTAACGAAACTCGATTTATTAATATTCTCAATGCCGATCTGGCCAACGACTTGGGGAATTTATTAAATAGGACCCTGGGCATGGTGAAAAAATATTGTCAAGGTCAGGTGCCGAAGGTGAATCCCGAGGAAATTGGCGATAAGAATGGTTTAAAAGCAGCGGGGGTAACTTTAGGCGATCGCGTTACCCGTGCTTATGAGGGCTTGCAATTTAGCCAAGGGTGTGAAGAGATTCTGTCCTTGGTGCGAGGCTGTAATAAGTACATTGACGAACAGGCACCCTGGAAACTCTATAAGCAGGGGGAACAGGAGGCCGTTGAGCAAGTGCTCTATGCTGTTTTAGAATCAGTCAGACTCTCGGCGTACTTACTCTCTGCGATCATTCCGAATATCAGCACTGCGATTTATCAGCAACTGGGATATTCGATTGATTTTAATGACCAAACCTCGATCATGAGTGCACTGAACTTTCCGACTCATTCGAGTTGGGGGATTCTCAGCAGCGATCGCGTGCTCAAAGAAGCCAAACCCGTCTTTGCTCGCCTGGAGTTGAGCAATCCGGCGTCTTCATAG
- a CDS encoding LabA-like NYN domain-containing protein: MLHHHPENNNIFTPEQVLENRGRVAIFIDGSNLFYAALQLGIEIDYTKLLCRLTAGSRLLRSFFYTGVDRTNEKQQGFLLWMRRNGYRVISKDLVQLPDGSKKANLDVEIAVDMMALVGSYDTAVLVSGDGDLAYSVDAVSYRGVRVEVVSLRSMTSDSLINVADRYIDLESIKEDIQKTPRQPNYTYRPLSSIGMMDDVEDR, encoded by the coding sequence ATGTTGCATCATCATCCAGAAAACAACAACATATTTACCCCCGAACAGGTTTTAGAAAATCGCGGTCGAGTTGCCATTTTTATTGATGGCTCCAATTTGTTTTATGCCGCTTTGCAGTTGGGAATCGAAATTGACTATACCAAGCTGCTGTGTCGCTTAACAGCCGGTTCCCGACTCCTGCGTTCTTTTTTCTATACCGGCGTCGATCGCACCAATGAAAAACAACAGGGATTTTTATTATGGATGCGTCGCAATGGTTATCGGGTGATCTCGAAAGATTTAGTTCAACTTCCTGATGGCTCTAAAAAAGCCAACTTGGATGTAGAAATCGCCGTAGATATGATGGCATTAGTCGGCTCTTATGACACCGCCGTGTTAGTCAGTGGGGATGGAGACCTGGCTTATTCCGTAGATGCGGTCAGCTATCGCGGGGTGAGAGTGGAAGTCGTGAGCCTCCGTTCCATGACCAGCGATAGTTTAATTAACGTCGCCGATCGCTATATTGACCTAGAATCCATCAAGGAAGATATCCAAAAAACTCCAAGACAACCGAACTATACCTACCGACCCCTTTCCAGTATTGGCATGATGGATGATGTGGAAGACCGCTAA
- the lptC gene encoding LPS export ABC transporter periplasmic protein LptC has protein sequence MKNSGFFLLLLYALVGLGLPSCAFFKKGNTPVVTEPDEGQEQALTFNDVTLEQANAEGEIVWKVRSPSARYNDEQKITYLETPTGELFQEGQLVYKIQSKQGQVHGDGSKIVLQDEIVATALQNQAVIRAQELEWLPAEDLLLVRNNVQGTHPDLEITANEARLKSKAQRMELVGSVVATTQKNPALQMRSESVVWQMETDQIISDRPVQIDRYLCEKPQDCPASDKAIGDRGELNLETNVVTLEQQVQITLSEPPLTINSDLMRWNIDAQKVTSERRVTIVHPKQTLTLMGDRGTLELASSIISLFGNVSGVRQVPSTEFKADRMTWVIPTEEFQAEGNVFYRQANPPFTVTGPKAVGKLQQQTIVVTGGDVVTDVLP, from the coding sequence GTGAAAAATTCGGGTTTTTTCCTTTTGCTTTTATATGCCTTAGTAGGACTGGGTTTACCCAGTTGTGCCTTTTTTAAAAAGGGCAATACTCCAGTTGTCACCGAGCCAGACGAAGGCCAGGAGCAAGCGTTAACATTTAACGATGTCACCCTGGAACAGGCCAATGCTGAGGGGGAAATCGTATGGAAGGTGCGATCGCCCTCGGCTCGGTATAATGATGAACAGAAAATTACCTATTTAGAGACACCAACCGGAGAACTGTTCCAGGAAGGTCAACTGGTTTATAAAATCCAGTCCAAACAAGGCCAGGTGCATGGTGACGGCTCGAAAATTGTGCTCCAGGACGAGATTGTTGCCACCGCACTCCAAAATCAAGCCGTAATCCGTGCTCAGGAATTAGAATGGTTACCCGCAGAAGATTTGCTGCTCGTTCGCAATAACGTCCAAGGCACCCATCCGGATCTGGAAATTACAGCCAATGAAGCAAGGCTAAAAAGCAAAGCCCAGCGCATGGAACTCGTGGGGAGTGTCGTTGCCACAACGCAGAAAAATCCCGCCTTACAGATGCGTTCTGAGTCGGTGGTGTGGCAGATGGAGACGGACCAAATCATCAGCGATCGCCCGGTGCAAATCGACCGTTATTTGTGTGAAAAGCCCCAAGATTGTCCCGCCAGTGATAAAGCCATTGGCGATCGCGGTGAACTGAACCTGGAAACCAATGTGGTGACCCTGGAACAACAAGTCCAGATTACCTTGAGTGAACCCCCACTCACCATCAACAGCGACTTGATGCGCTGGAATATTGACGCTCAAAAGGTCACCAGTGAACGTCGAGTTACTATCGTCCATCCGAAGCAAACCTTGACCTTAATGGGCGATCGCGGCACCCTGGAACTGGCATCTTCCATCATCTCTTTATTCGGGAATGTCTCCGGGGTCCGCCAGGTCCCCTCAACCGAGTTTAAAGCCGATCGCATGACTTGGGTGATTCCCACTGAAGAGTTCCAAGCCGAAGGCAACGTCTTTTATCGCCAAGCGAACCCCCCGTTTACCGTCACTGGACCCAAGGCCGTGGGCAAACTTCAGCAGCAAACTATTGTGGTGACCGGGGGCGATGTGGTCACAGATGTACTTCCTTAA
- a CDS encoding alpha/beta fold hydrolase — MHNFNERFHFSNPSTFQPDLPLFVYLPGMDGTGQLLRSQLNKGLSNAFNIQCLAMPAHDLSSWDQLTEKVVGLLRSQFRRSRPDMVYLCGESFGGCLALKIALHAPELFDRLILVNPASCFMGQAWLHFGSHLTGWLPPPIYALSVMGLLPFLAALGRIARSERNDLLAAMQSVPQPTSTWRVNLLREFEMDSHELSRIRHPVLAIASTGDRLLPSAAEATRLTYSIPNAKQVLLPDSGHACLLETDVNLYKLLKDHDFLTRPKPISAVA; from the coding sequence ATGCACAATTTTAACGAGCGGTTTCATTTTTCAAACCCCTCGACTTTCCAACCTGACTTACCGTTGTTCGTTTATTTACCGGGCATGGATGGGACCGGACAACTCCTGCGATCGCAACTTAATAAAGGTCTCTCTAACGCTTTTAATATCCAATGTCTAGCCATGCCTGCCCATGATTTATCCTCTTGGGACCAATTAACGGAAAAAGTCGTGGGTTTATTGCGATCGCAATTTCGTCGCAGTCGCCCGGATATGGTTTATCTCTGTGGCGAGTCCTTTGGCGGTTGCTTGGCCCTGAAAATTGCCCTCCATGCCCCAGAACTGTTCGATCGCCTCATATTAGTCAATCCCGCCTCTTGTTTTATGGGCCAAGCTTGGCTACATTTTGGCTCCCACCTGACCGGATGGTTACCCCCCCCCATCTACGCCTTATCGGTCATGGGTTTATTACCCTTTTTAGCCGCCCTCGGTCGCATCGCCCGTTCCGAACGCAATGATTTGTTAGCGGCGATGCAATCCGTCCCTCAACCGACTAGCACTTGGCGAGTCAATTTACTCCGAGAGTTTGAAATGGACTCTCATGAGTTAAGTCGCATCCGTCACCCTGTTTTGGCGATCGCCAGTACCGGCGATCGGCTGTTACCCTCCGCTGCCGAAGCGACCCGCTTAACCTATTCAATTCCCAACGCCAAACAAGTCTTATTACCCGATAGCGGTCATGCTTGTTTACTCGAAACCGATGTCAATCTTTACAAACTCCTCAAAGACCATGATTTTTTAACCCGTCCCAAACCCATCAGTGCAGTCGCCTGA
- a CDS encoding lysophospholipid acyltransferase family protein gives MSLQDRPLQISHGFLTAFGTRTFIYYRDRIPAEGAALIVSNHRSFMDAPLLMAGTGRSIHFACHHYMGQVPLLREFVTELGCLVLESYGPQQHRFFRQGSKLLQQQAAIGVFPEGATPMVRLTPPSEVGEFHRGFAHLALSAKVPELAIVPVAIASMEEQVLSGLPVRMLSLFDPTEPHFQQDGFHPMVIYRRVNLLIGRPYWMTPAQKQGYPGKSGKRLVNEITDRCREEIAGLLRQGCY, from the coding sequence ATGTCCTTACAAGATAGGCCACTGCAAATTTCCCACGGGTTTCTCACCGCCTTTGGCACCCGCACCTTCATCTACTACCGGGATCGCATTCCTGCTGAAGGTGCAGCGCTGATCGTGAGCAATCATCGCAGCTTTATGGATGCCCCCTTATTGATGGCCGGAACAGGACGCTCGATCCACTTTGCCTGCCATCATTATATGGGCCAAGTCCCCCTGTTACGAGAATTTGTGACCGAGTTGGGCTGCTTGGTCTTAGAGTCATACGGGCCCCAACAGCATCGCTTTTTTCGTCAAGGGAGCAAGCTGCTACAACAACAAGCGGCGATCGGAGTCTTTCCCGAAGGCGCAACCCCAATGGTCCGGTTAACCCCTCCGTCAGAAGTTGGGGAGTTTCATCGCGGGTTCGCCCATTTAGCCCTGAGTGCCAAGGTGCCGGAATTGGCGATCGTGCCGGTGGCGATCGCCTCAATGGAAGAACAAGTGCTTTCCGGTCTCCCCGTTCGGATGTTGAGTCTCTTTGACCCCACTGAACCTCATTTCCAACAAGACGGATTTCACCCAATGGTGATTTATCGTCGCGTTAATCTCCTCATCGGTCGCCCCTATTGGATGACTCCGGCACAAAAACAGGGCTATCCTGGTAAATCGGGAAAACGGTTGGTGAATGAAATTACCGATCGCTGCCGGGAAGAAATTGCCGGTTTACTCCGCCAAGGCTGTTACTAA
- a CDS encoding MASE1 domain-containing protein, with product MIPTQGRFWQYLTRIGILAASYLIAAMLAIWIPGLDQNLLPFGPPAGVALAGLVLYGMKIWPGVALGAFLYAQYQGVPYWVAGVGAIACVVQAIVGTRLLRQVEFDPALERLRDVGSFIGIGAILSTLIHASLSVLLVTIAGLQTWPEAAAKWEIWWLEDAMGVLLIAPILLTWSRFRPSTIKSRRWVLVAKILEIILLSILLLSISWVVFCSRTRVYIADYPLEYLPFPLVMWVALRFELRGTVLANLLVASMAIWGIARKSGPFLKHAINPEQAIFSLQIFMGVVAATALIFAAVMARRRQAEELLRQGEERLNNAQRIAQVGNWDLDRDRKALHWSDEIYRILGEEPESFEASHEQFLKYVHPSDRTEVRKAFKKAITQNQPYSLEYRLLRGDGEDRIVHEQCEISPFRITATVQDITPRIRAEAALRASEERFSKAFQASPLGISISTRAQGRFVDVNHSFLHLLGYAPAEVIGKTWEELDVWIHQGDYFNQMLSKIEQFGSIRDLELQFRTKSGEIRDALLSIEPIDLEGEPCLLTMVSDNTERKRADEFRKAKEAAEAANLAKSAFLANMSHELRTPLNAIIGYSEILQEDAEDLGQADFIPDLQKIHGAGKQLLSLISDILDLSKIEAGRMSLELETFAIDTLIWEVVTTIQPLIDKNGNQLAIQCPEDIGHFHADITKVRQMLLNLMSNAAKFTKQGQIELRVRRTLEKPLKGKNPSLKSHSPYEVEGQEWIFFRVKDTGIGMTREQLEQVFKPFTQADASTTRKYGGTGLGLTITQKFCQMMGGDIKVESELGQGSQFTLWLPATVVAPVVSQEDEEARAGGDAP from the coding sequence ATGATTCCGACCCAGGGACGGTTCTGGCAATACTTGACCCGCATAGGCATACTGGCTGCAAGTTACTTGATCGCGGCTATGTTAGCGATATGGATTCCAGGATTGGATCAAAATCTATTACCGTTTGGGCCACCTGCGGGAGTTGCCTTGGCTGGACTGGTGTTATATGGGATGAAAATTTGGCCCGGGGTGGCACTGGGGGCGTTTTTATATGCACAATACCAGGGAGTACCCTATTGGGTAGCGGGTGTTGGGGCGATCGCCTGCGTGGTTCAAGCCATAGTAGGGACGCGCCTGCTGCGACAAGTTGAGTTTGATCCGGCCCTGGAACGGCTGCGGGATGTGGGGTCATTCATCGGGATCGGCGCAATCCTCTCGACCCTAATTCACGCCAGTTTGTCTGTCTTGCTCGTTACAATCGCCGGACTGCAAACCTGGCCCGAGGCAGCGGCCAAGTGGGAAATATGGTGGTTAGAAGATGCAATGGGAGTGTTGTTAATTGCCCCAATCCTCTTGACCTGGAGCCGATTCCGCCCGAGCACTATCAAATCTAGGCGGTGGGTATTAGTTGCCAAAATCCTAGAAATCATCCTCCTCTCAATCTTGCTGCTGAGCATCAGTTGGGTGGTGTTTTGTTCGCGAACTCGGGTTTATATCGCAGACTATCCCCTAGAATATTTACCCTTTCCCCTGGTGATGTGGGTGGCCCTGCGCTTTGAATTGCGCGGGACGGTCCTGGCGAACCTGTTAGTGGCGAGTATGGCAATTTGGGGGATAGCCCGAAAAAGTGGACCCTTTCTCAAACACGCCATTAACCCCGAACAAGCCATTTTCTCCCTGCAAATCTTTATGGGAGTGGTGGCTGCCACAGCCCTGATCTTTGCCGCAGTCATGGCTAGAAGGCGACAGGCGGAAGAGTTACTCCGCCAAGGGGAAGAAAGGCTGAATAATGCTCAACGGATTGCCCAGGTGGGCAACTGGGATTTAGACCGCGATCGCAAAGCACTCCATTGGTCCGATGAAATTTATCGGATTCTGGGAGAAGAACCGGAGAGCTTCGAGGCAAGTCACGAACAGTTTCTGAAATATGTGCATCCGAGCGATCGCACCGAAGTCCGCAAAGCCTTTAAAAAAGCCATCACTCAGAATCAACCCTACTCCCTGGAATATCGACTCTTGCGCGGGGATGGGGAAGATCGCATCGTTCATGAACAGTGCGAAATTAGTCCGTTTCGGATTACAGCTACAGTTCAAGATATCACCCCTCGGATTCGGGCCGAAGCCGCCTTACGCGCCAGTGAGGAACGATTCTCGAAAGCCTTTCAAGCCAGCCCCCTGGGAATCAGCATCAGTACCCGGGCTCAAGGGCGGTTTGTGGATGTGAATCACAGTTTTTTGCACCTGCTGGGTTATGCTCCCGCAGAAGTGATCGGCAAAACCTGGGAAGAACTCGATGTCTGGATACATCAAGGAGATTACTTCAATCAAATGCTTAGTAAAATCGAGCAATTTGGCTCAATCCGCGACCTTGAACTCCAGTTTCGCACCAAATCCGGAGAAATTCGCGATGCCCTGCTATCCATTGAACCAATTGATCTAGAAGGAGAACCCTGTCTGCTGACAATGGTCAGTGACAACACCGAACGCAAACGCGCCGACGAATTCCGCAAGGCCAAAGAAGCCGCAGAAGCAGCGAACCTCGCTAAAAGCGCCTTTCTCGCCAATATGAGTCATGAACTGCGAACCCCCCTGAATGCCATCATCGGCTACAGCGAAATTCTCCAGGAAGATGCCGAAGATTTGGGTCAAGCCGATTTCATTCCCGACCTGCAAAAAATTCACGGGGCCGGAAAACAATTACTCTCCTTAATTAGTGATATTCTCGACCTCTCCAAAATTGAAGCCGGTCGCATGAGTTTGGAATTAGAAACCTTTGCCATTGATACGCTCATTTGGGAAGTGGTCACGACCATTCAACCTCTAATTGATAAAAATGGCAATCAGTTGGCGATTCAATGTCCGGAAGATATCGGACACTTTCATGCTGATATCACCAAGGTGCGGCAAATGCTTCTCAATTTAATGAGCAATGCGGCTAAATTTACGAAACAAGGCCAGATTGAACTACGAGTGAGGCGCACCCTAGAAAAACCATTAAAAGGGAAAAATCCCTCTCTAAAATCCCATTCCCCTTATGAAGTGGAAGGTCAAGAGTGGATTTTTTTCCGCGTCAAAGATACCGGAATTGGGATGACTCGGGAACAGTTGGAGCAAGTTTTTAAACCATTTACCCAAGCCGATGCCTCGACGACTCGCAAATATGGAGGGACGGGTTTGGGTTTGACCATTACCCAGAAATTCTGTCAAATGATGGGGGGAGATATTAAGGTCGAAAGTGAGTTAGGTCAGGGTTCCCAATTTACCCTGTGGCTACCGGCGACGGTCGTTGCTCCGGTTGTATCCCAGGAAGATGAAGAAGCGAGGGCTGGGGGGGATGCTCCGTGA
- a CDS encoding HepT-like ribonuclease domain-containing protein, translating into MRRETERLQDIWEAISAIERYANQGRQAFDEQELIQVWIVHHLQIIGEAANSLSFEFP; encoded by the coding sequence ATGAGACGAGAAACTGAACGGCTACAAGATATTTGGGAGGCGATATCAGCAATTGAACGTTATGCGAATCAAGGACGGCAAGCATTTGATGAACAAGAACTCATTCAAGTTTGGATAGTTCATCATCTGCAAATTATTGGAGAAGCAGCAAATAGCCTATCTTTTGAGTTCCCTTGA
- a CDS encoding ParM/StbA family protein, producing the protein MTIQQPTNTVVTSKASSNSFRTSILSVDLGRTATKACVSRDPNQVVFIPSNVAQVPVEKVRGGEFESRPTDPLLDMWLEYQGRGYAIGQLAADFGASLGVGERKVENALVKVLASAAYFGLKDDLVVVLGLPYHSQEEFEREKEEITSLLTSPHVMSYRGEQVTLNITKVWVMPEGYGSLIWCEAQEKVDKKGVSPEFAKTSVAIVDIGHQTADFLMVDNFRFARGASKSEPFAMSEFYKRVGTEVEKAYSQSPISVDSQSLSLIDAVNKPRGQRFFRPRGASKPTNLDDFLPNLRELFARELSDLLIKWLPERVTDVILTGGGGEFFSDALKPLVEQAGLKVHLAQPSRPANAVGQYLYGEAQLASSSYTRSSKAGS; encoded by the coding sequence CCATTCTGAGCGTTGATTTGGGCCGCACAGCAACAAAAGCTTGTGTCAGCCGCGATCCCAACCAAGTGGTATTTATTCCGTCTAATGTGGCCCAAGTCCCTGTAGAAAAAGTGCGCGGTGGGGAATTTGAATCTCGGCCTACGGATCCATTATTGGATATGTGGTTGGAGTATCAAGGGCGCGGTTATGCGATCGGTCAGTTGGCGGCTGACTTTGGCGCAAGTCTCGGGGTTGGCGAACGGAAAGTGGAAAATGCCCTGGTGAAAGTCCTCGCCAGCGCCGCTTACTTTGGACTCAAAGATGATTTAGTGGTTGTCCTGGGTCTGCCTTATCATTCTCAAGAAGAGTTTGAGCGGGAAAAAGAGGAAATTACCAGTTTGCTGACTTCGCCTCATGTGATGAGCTATCGCGGTGAGCAAGTGACCCTGAATATCACCAAAGTTTGGGTGATGCCGGAAGGATATGGCAGCTTAATCTGGTGTGAAGCTCAGGAGAAGGTGGATAAAAAAGGGGTGTCCCCGGAATTTGCTAAGACATCGGTGGCGATCGTTGATATCGGACATCAAACTGCTGACTTTTTAATGGTAGATAATTTCCGGTTCGCACGCGGAGCATCCAAGAGCGAACCCTTTGCCATGAGCGAGTTTTACAAGCGCGTTGGCACCGAAGTGGAAAAAGCATATAGCCAATCCCCGATTAGCGTCGATAGTCAATCTTTGTCTTTAATCGATGCCGTGAATAAACCCAGGGGTCAACGGTTCTTCCGTCCTCGTGGCGCATCCAAACCGACGAATTTGGATGATTTTCTGCCCAACTTGCGAGAATTATTTGCCCGCGAACTGTCGGATTTGTTGATTAAGTGGTTACCGGAACGGGTCACTGACGTGATTTTGACCGGCGGTGGCGGGGAATTTTTCTCCGATGCTCTCAAACCGTTAGTTGAACAAGCCGGTTTGAAAGTTCATCTGGCCCAACCGTCCCGTCCGGCGAATGCTGTGGGACAATATTTGTATGGAGAGGCTCAACTTGCCTCCTCTTCGTACACTCGCTCCTCTAAGGCTGGAAGTTAA
- a CDS encoding DUF3370 domain-containing protein — protein MLALLSSILIAQAQPAPEPQEIVQPQEVRPLPGGLDNVPMFNSNSPEKIGSEGILLSTFPPDRKAFPSAHLNFPFQGRFDIFAHHVFGDRELDDLTPMYVGILVHNPTNEPVTLNILQGASYLSQPDAPFVQLPPLVPNPLGEVFAGPGGRVTSEILRGQRQDIWPAQLVIPPQSSQMLKNLPIPVRTLEPPLNGRSTLLRLSSSGRVYVASLAMYARQDASGNERAPTLEEWQQLLETADVATPRDRTPTPPDQTEGQRIYGRVSGVSQGSTWMGQLVDRPTIQGLSIPGSGESFSYAIGTLPGGRLGTDQSQSAPMLVRYPDTAYSAHGNYALEYRLRLPLINETNATETVTVSLQTALKEETLTQQGLRFLEPPGPQVFFRGTVRVRYTNDVGVPTTRYWHLVQRRGQIGEALATLEMPPGDRRLVEVDLIYPPDATPPQVLTIQSR, from the coding sequence ATTCTCGCCCTCTTGTCAAGCATTTTAATTGCTCAAGCTCAACCGGCACCGGAACCCCAGGAAATTGTCCAACCCCAAGAAGTTCGTCCCTTACCCGGTGGACTGGATAATGTGCCGATGTTTAATAGCAATAGTCCCGAAAAAATCGGCAGCGAAGGCATTTTACTCTCCACCTTTCCGCCCGATCGCAAAGCATTTCCCTCCGCCCATCTCAACTTCCCTTTTCAAGGTCGCTTTGATATCTTTGCTCATCATGTGTTTGGGGACCGAGAACTCGATGATTTAACCCCCATGTATGTGGGAATTCTTGTCCATAATCCCACCAATGAACCCGTTACCCTGAATATCCTCCAGGGAGCAAGTTATCTCTCCCAACCCGATGCGCCGTTTGTTCAATTGCCGCCCCTTGTTCCGAATCCTTTGGGGGAAGTTTTCGCGGGACCTGGAGGGCGCGTCACCAGTGAAATTCTGCGGGGACAGCGCCAAGATATCTGGCCCGCGCAACTGGTGATTCCGCCCCAGTCGAGTCAAATGTTGAAGAATCTGCCGATTCCGGTCCGAACTTTAGAACCGCCCCTGAATGGTCGTTCGACCTTACTGCGGTTGTCCAGTAGTGGGCGAGTTTATGTGGCAAGTTTGGCGATGTATGCGCGGCAGGATGCCAGTGGGAATGAGCGCGCACCGACTCTGGAGGAATGGCAACAGCTTTTAGAAACCGCAGATGTGGCAACGCCGCGCGATCGCACTCCCACTCCCCCAGACCAAACCGAGGGCCAAAGAATCTACGGTCGAGTTTCCGGTGTGTCTCAGGGGTCTACCTGGATGGGTCAATTGGTCGATCGCCCCACGATTCAAGGGTTGAGTATTCCAGGGTCAGGAGAAAGCTTTTCCTATGCGATCGGCACCTTACCCGGGGGACGATTGGGCACCGATCAATCCCAAAGTGCACCGATGTTGGTCCGTTACCCAGATACGGCCTATTCTGCTCATGGGAACTATGCCCTAGAATACCGTTTACGTTTACCCCTGATTAATGAAACGAATGCCACAGAAACCGTGACGGTGAGTTTACAGACTGCGTTGAAAGAAGAGACTTTAACGCAACAAGGGTTACGGTTTTTAGAACCCCCAGGACCCCAGGTATTTTTCCGAGGAACAGTGCGAGTTCGCTATACCAATGATGTGGGAGTGCCGACCACGCGCTATTGGCATTTGGTGCAGCGTCGGGGACAAATTGGGGAAGCGTTGGCGACATTGGAAATGCCACCGGGTGATCGCCGTCTGGTGGAGGTGGATTTGATTTATCCCCCGGATGCTACCCCACCCCAAGTCCTCACGATTCAGTCTCGCTGA